From Mycobacterium cookii:
CGGCGCTGTAGATGCGCAGCGGCCGCTGATCGATCCATGGGTCGTAGACGACATCGGCCAGTCGCCGCAACTTTTCGAATCCCTCACCACGCAGCGGGGCCGTCACCAAAGCACGCGTCACGACTGCCAATGCTGGCGTACGGTGACGCCCGTGTCAGGCGAAGAGGTCACAATCGGCATCGACATCGGCACCACCGCCGTCAAAGCGGTCGCCGCCGATGCCGACGGCCGGGTGGTCGCTCGGACCCGGATTCCGCACCAGCTGCGAGTGCCGGCGCCGGATCGCCTCGAGCACGACGCGGACGAGGCGTGGCGGCGGGGCCCGCTGGCGGCGCTGAACCAGCTGGCCCGCCCGGACGCGCTCGCGGTCGCGGTGTCGGCGATGGTGCCGTCGCTGACCGCCGTCGACGCCGACGGCCGTCCGATCAGCCCGGGCCTGCTGTACGGCGACGGTCGTGGCCGCGTTCCCGGAACTCCCGCCGACGGACCGTTTCCGGTGGGCGAGGCCGCCGAGTTTCTGCGCTGGACGGCGGCGCACGCACCCGATGCGGCCGGGTACTGGCCGGCCCCGGCGGTGGCCAACTATGCGCTGGCCGGGCAGGCGGTGGTCGATTTCCCGACCGCCTTCACCGCGGCACCACTGTTCGATGCCACCGGCTGGAACGCCGAGGTGTGCGGACAGTACGGCGCGACGGCCGGACAGTTGCCCCGCGTGGAGGCTCCGGGTACCGCGGCCGGGCAGGTGGGCGATGCCGTTGTGGCGGTGGGGGCCATCGACGCGCTGTGCGAGCAGCTGGTGTCCGGCGCCGACAATGCCGGAGACGTGCTGGTGCTGTGCGGCACCACCCTGATCGTGTGGGTGACCGTGCCCGAGGCGCAACAGGTTCCGGGCCTGTGGACCATTCCCACGGCGACCGGCATGAGTCAGATCGGCGGGGCTAGCAACGCCGGCGGGCTGTTCCTCGGCTGGGTCGATCGCGTCCTGGCGCCGGGGAACGCCGATGCTGTCGATCCGCGGCGGGTGCCGGTGTGGTCGCCCTACCTGCGCGGTGAGCGCACACCATTCCACGACCCGGACCGTCGCGGGATGCTCGACGGGTTGGAACTCGGTCACGACGCGGCGGCGCTGCGTCGGGCGGCTTTCGAGGCGTCGGGTTTCGTTGTCCGACAACTGATCGAGCTGAGCGGAGCGGGCGTGACGCGGATCGTGGCGGCCGGTGGCGGCACCCGGGTGCTGCCGTGGATGCAGGCCATCGCCGACGCCACCGGCCGGCCGGTACAGGTGTCCGGGGTGGCCGAAGGTGCGGCGCTGGGCGCGGCGTTTCTGGCCCGGATGGCGGTCGGCAAGGAGTCGGCGATCACCGATGCCGCGAGGTGGGCGACTGTCGAGCGGGTGGTCGAGCCGCGGGCGGCGTGGGTGGAGCCGGTGGGTGAGCGGTATCGCCGCTTCCTGGAACTGGCGTCGCTACGGTAGCTCGGCCGAGACGTATCTGATGTCGCCGAACGCCACCATCGACGGAGCGTCCGGAAACTCGAAACCGTTGGCGCTGTACAGCTCTGGCGTGGTGCGCACGGTGGTCCGCCAGCCGTGACCGGCCAGATACTCCACCGCGTCGTTGCGCTCACCGTCGTACACCAGCTCGGACCAGTTCAGGTTCAGCCCGAGGCGTTGCCAGCGCTCGCTGATCTCGTTGCCCCGGTTGGCGATTCGATCGTGGATGTCGGGAACGTAACCGGTGCCGATCCGGCTTCCGGTCGCACTGAGCGCGGTGATGCTGTCGAACAACCGATCCTGGGCGTCCGGCGGCAGATACCCCAGTAGCCCCTCGGCGATCCATGCTGTCGGCCGCTCGGTATCAAAGCCCTTGTCTCGCAA
This genomic window contains:
- a CDS encoding xylulokinase; amino-acid sequence: MSGEEVTIGIDIGTTAVKAVAADADGRVVARTRIPHQLRVPAPDRLEHDADEAWRRGPLAALNQLARPDALAVAVSAMVPSLTAVDADGRPISPGLLYGDGRGRVPGTPADGPFPVGEAAEFLRWTAAHAPDAAGYWPAPAVANYALAGQAVVDFPTAFTAAPLFDATGWNAEVCGQYGATAGQLPRVEAPGTAAGQVGDAVVAVGAIDALCEQLVSGADNAGDVLVLCGTTLIVWVTVPEAQQVPGLWTIPTATGMSQIGGASNAGGLFLGWVDRVLAPGNADAVDPRRVPVWSPYLRGERTPFHDPDRRGMLDGLELGHDAAALRRAAFEASGFVVRQLIELSGAGVTRIVAAGGGTRVLPWMQAIADATGRPVQVSGVAEGAALGAAFLARMAVGKESAITDAARWATVERVVEPRAAWVEPVGERYRRFLELASLR